A single region of the Nitrospirota bacterium genome encodes:
- the uvrB gene encoding excinuclease ABC subunit UvrB has translation MGRFRLYSEYTPKGDQPQAIEKLVDGIKKGLKHQVLLGVTGSGKTFTIANVIEKVQKPTLVIAHNKTLAAQLFNEFRRFFPENAVEYFVSYYDYYQPEAYIPQTDTYIEKDALINDEIDRLRHSATMALFERNDVIIVASVSCIYGLGSPEAYHGMLLYLQPGMNIDRDDILRKLVEIQYERNNVEFYRGTFRVRGEVIEIFPSYSETDAVRVEMFGDYIESIKRIDPLTGEGYEELPKLAVYPSSHYVTPRERMEMAIETIEIELEERIRFFREQGRLLEAQRIEQRTRFDLEMLREFGYCHGIENYSRHLTGRMHGEPPPTLIDYFPEGSLFIIDESHATIPQLRGMYEGDHSRKLTLVEYGFRLPSALDNRPLTFKEFESYVSQTIYVSATPGPYELKKAEGKVVEQIVRPTGLTDPKITVRPVKGQVDDLLYEINLRSEKNERVLVTTLTKRMAEDLTDYYRELGIRVKYLHSDVDTLDRVEIIRDLRLGKFDCLIGINLLREGLDIPEVSLVAILDADKEGFLRSERSLIQTAGRAARNINGEVIMYAGTLTRSMDIAIKETERRRRLQEEYNHRNNITPESIKKGIHEVLRSVYEADYVTVPVVSERIERYKSQEELRLMIKQIEKEMREAAKNLEFERAAELRDKIKKLKETELEIGISNKDVVSRYSK, from the coding sequence ACGCCGAAGGGTGACCAGCCGCAAGCTATAGAGAAACTGGTTGATGGTATAAAAAAAGGACTGAAGCACCAGGTCCTTCTTGGCGTTACAGGTTCTGGTAAGACCTTCACAATAGCAAATGTGATTGAAAAGGTTCAGAAACCCACTCTGGTGATTGCCCATAACAAGACGCTTGCAGCACAGTTATTCAATGAGTTTAGGAGATTTTTCCCTGAGAATGCAGTTGAATATTTTGTCAGTTATTATGACTATTATCAACCAGAGGCATATATTCCTCAAACAGATACATATATAGAAAAAGACGCACTCATCAACGATGAGATAGACAGATTGAGACATTCTGCAACAATGGCACTTTTTGAGAGGAACGATGTGATTATCGTAGCCTCTGTCTCATGCATATATGGGCTTGGCTCTCCAGAGGCATATCACGGTATGCTTCTTTATCTTCAGCCCGGGATGAATATAGACAGGGATGATATACTCAGAAAACTTGTGGAGATACAGTATGAACGAAATAATGTTGAATTCTACAGAGGAACATTTCGTGTGAGAGGTGAAGTAATAGAGATATTTCCATCATATTCTGAGACAGATGCAGTAAGGGTAGAGATGTTTGGTGATTACATAGAATCAATAAAGAGGATAGACCCGCTTACAGGAGAGGGCTACGAAGAGCTGCCCAAGTTAGCTGTATATCCGAGCAGTCACTATGTAACGCCGAGAGAAAGGATGGAGATGGCGATTGAGACTATTGAGATAGAACTTGAGGAAAGGATAAGATTTTTTAGAGAACAGGGAAGACTCCTTGAGGCACAGAGGATTGAGCAGCGGACAAGGTTCGACCTCGAGATGCTCAGAGAATTCGGCTATTGTCATGGTATAGAAAATTACTCAAGACACCTTACAGGAAGAATGCATGGAGAGCCCCCTCCTACCCTGATAGATTATTTTCCAGAGGGCTCATTATTCATAATAGATGAATCTCATGCTACCATACCACAATTAAGAGGGATGTATGAAGGTGACCATTCAAGGAAATTAACCCTCGTTGAATATGGATTCAGACTTCCTTCAGCCCTCGATAATCGTCCACTTACATTTAAAGAATTTGAATCGTATGTTTCACAGACCATATATGTATCTGCGACACCAGGACCATACGAATTAAAGAAAGCTGAGGGAAAGGTGGTTGAGCAGATTGTGAGACCAACCGGTCTTACGGACCCAAAGATTACCGTGAGACCTGTGAAAGGACAGGTAGATGATCTTCTTTATGAAATAAACCTAAGGTCTGAGAAAAATGAAAGGGTATTAGTGACTACTCTTACAAAGAGGATGGCCGAAGATCTTACAGACTACTATCGAGAACTCGGGATAAGGGTGAAGTATCTCCATTCAGATGTTGATACACTTGATAGGGTTGAGATCATCAGAGATTTAAGGCTCGGAAAATTTGACTGTCTTATAGGTATAAATCTGCTTAGAGAAGGACTTGATATACCAGAGGTCTCACTTGTGGCAATTCTTGATGCAGATAAAGAGGGTTTTCTCCGTTCAGAAAGGTCACTTATACAGACCGCAGGAAGGGCTGCACGGAATATAAATGGTGAGGTAATAATGTATGCAGGGACATTAACAAGATCTATGGATATAGCAATCAAAGAGACTGAAAGGAGGAGAAGGCTTCAGGAAGAATATAACCACAGAAATAATATAACACCTGAGTCTATAAAGAAAGGTATACATGAAGTTCTTCGCTCGGTATACGAGGCTGATTATGTTACAGTCCCGGTTGTTTCTGAAAGGATAGAAAGATATAAATCCCAGGAAGAACTGAGATTGATGATAAAACAGATTGAGAAAGAGATGAGAGAGGCAGCCAAAAACCTCGAATTTGAACGTGCCGCAGAACTCAGAGATAAGATTAAGAAACTTAAAGAAACAGAATTGGAAATCGGAATAAGTAATAAGGATGTTGTCAGTAGATATTCAAAATAA